From Arachis stenosperma cultivar V10309 chromosome 2, arast.V10309.gnm1.PFL2, whole genome shotgun sequence, one genomic window encodes:
- the LOC130963004 gene encoding uncharacterized protein LOC130963004, whose product MPRPTNSFPSDTEKNPRSEAKKVRWEDCNMVTTNDKETEDKPSKLSEQPENTLVEKEKKDQQEPEISQQELLRLYVPFPQLLKGAVGKRMYSRFLDSFASLNVNIPFIKVIQQMPAFIKYMKELLPRKSSLKGGQTIVMNKDCSTLIQTQLPAKRKDPGSFHAPCAIGETNFDRALCDLGASINLIPLSLVKRLQINEILPTDVVIRLADKTQK is encoded by the coding sequence ATGCCCAGACCCACTAATAGCTTTCCAAGTGACACGGAGAAGAATCCGAGAAGTGAAGCGaagaaagtaagatgggaagaCTGCAATATGGTCACTACAAATGACAAGGAGACTGAAGACAAGCCAAGCAAGCTGTCAGAACAACCTGAAAATACCTTAgtagagaaggagaagaaagacCAACAAGAACCAGAAATCTCACAACAAGAGCTGCTGAGACTATATGTACCATTTCCTCAACTGCTAAAGGGTGCTGTGGGAAAGAGAATGTACTCAAGGTTCTTAGACTCGTTTGCATCTTTGAATGTGAACATACCATTCATCAAGGTCATTCAGCAAATGCCAGCATTCATCAAGTATATGAAGGAACTACTTCCCAGGAAGAGCTCACTCAAGGGGGGCCAGACTATAGTGATGAACAAGGATTGCAGCACCCTCATTCAAACACAATTGCCTGCGAAAAGaaaagacccagggagttttcatGCCCCTTGTGCTATAGGGGAAACAAATTTTGATAGAGCACTTTGCGatttgggagcaagcatcaacttaataccCCTATCCCTGGTAAAAAGGCTGCAGATCAATGAGATACTACCTACAGATGTAGTCATAAGGCTGGCtgacaagactcaaaagtaa